In Mercurialis annua linkage group LG6, ddMerAnnu1.2, whole genome shotgun sequence, the following are encoded in one genomic region:
- the LOC126654118 gene encoding pto-interacting protein 1-like, which translates to MSNFDCCEEDDTYADNSAAGNVSDGDDALDAVDENVRHDDDALDTADEDDQAVKIQHTEVPFISLDEFKEITDNFGADSLIAERSYGSVYYGTLKSGQAAAIKTLDANEQPDEEFLAQVLMVSKLEHENFVQLLGYCDGSSRILAYEFASNGSLHDILHGKKGVIGAQPGPVLSWQQRMKIAVGAAKGLEYLHEKANPHIIHRDIKSSNVLIFDDDVAKIADFNLPNEALDITGRLHPNQVSRRFGYHGPEYAKMNRVLNERSDIYSFGVILLELLTGRKPIDRTLPRAQQSLVKWATPKLQDDDFGQYVDARLEGDYPPKAVTKTAFIASLCMNDEPDFRPNMSFVVKALQPLLITRPESAGETPSITQSELLAGEIPSQ; encoded by the exons ATGAGCAACTTTGACTGCTGTGAAGAAGATGACACATATGCTGATAATAGTGCAGCAG GAAATGTTAGTGACGGGGATGATGCATTAGACGCGGTAGATGAAAATGTTAGACATGATGATGATGCATTAGACACGGCAGATGAGGATGATCAAGCTGTTAAAATCCAGCATACTGAGGTCCCTTTCATTTCATTGGATGAATTTAAGGAAATCACAGATAATTTCGGAGCAGATTCTCTTATCGCAGAGCGCTCATATGGAAGCGTATATTATGGAACTCTTAAAAGTGGGCAAGCTGCAGCAATCAAAACATTAGATGCAAACGAACAGCCTGATGAGGAGTTCTTGGCGCAG GTTCTAATGGTATCAAAACTTGAGCATGAAAATTTTGTACAATTGCTCGGTTATTGTGATGGAAGTTCCCGTATACTTGCCTATGAATTTGCTTCCAATGGATCTCTTCATGATATTCTCCATG GAAAGAAAGGTGTTATAGGAGCGCAGCCGGGTCCTGTTCTTTCATGGCAGCAGCGAATGAAAATCGCTGTTGGGGCTGCAAAAGGCCTTGAATACTTGCATGAAAAAGCTAATCCTCACATTATTCATCGTGATATTAAGTCGAGCAACGTTCTGATTTTCGATGATGATGTTGCAAAAATTGCAGATTTTAATTTACCAAATGAAGCTCTAGATATAACAGGACGTCTTCACCCCAACCAGGTTTCGAGAAGATTTGGTTATCATGGTCCTGA ATATGCAAAGATGAATAGAGTGTTGAATGAAAGGAGTGATATATACAGTTTTGGAGTGATCCTACTTGAGCTTCTGACTGGGCGAAAACCTATCGACCGTACATTACCTCGTGCACAGCAGAGCCTTGTGAAATGG gCTACACCAAAACTTCAGGATGACGATTTTGGGCAGTATGTTGATGCGAGACTTGAAGGGGACTATCCGCCAAAGGCAGTTACCAAG ACTGCGTTTATTGCTTCCTTGTGCATGAATGACGAACCAGACTTCCGGCCGAACATGAGTTTTGTAGTGAAAGCTTTACAGCCCCTCTTAATTACCCGGCCAGAATCAGCTGGAGAAACTCCAAGCATTACCCAGTCGGAACTGCTAGCTGGTGAAATTCCAAGCCAATAA
- the LOC126688238 gene encoding protein HAIKU1, which translates to MDNSKNRQQNDLLGVNKIGKNIRKSPLHQPNFVNNANRQQPQPQVYNISKNDFRNVVQQLTGSPSQEPLPLPRPPQNPPKPQSMRLQKIRPPPLTPVNRPHIPPPAQPPAPLPPPAPFNNHFGRPGQFGQQPPPMMPPMPSGDTAWANTAESPISAYMRYLQTSIMEPSPRGLQTQPSLQQPQAQGPGYYQPQPPPSGLHPNPHMPALPSPRYNGPVPPFPNHPSPQMNGPGGLPSPTSQFLLPSPTAYMNLLSPRSPYPLFSPGMQFPPPLTPNFSFSPMAQSGFLGSGPQPPPSPGLVFPLSPTGFFPLSSPRWMDHQSKR; encoded by the coding sequence ATGGATAATTCGAAAAATCGGCAGCAGAATGATCTTTTGGGTGTGAATAAGATTGGTAAGAATATAAGGAAGAGTCCGTTGCATCAGCCGAATTTTGTAAACAATGCTAATAGGCAACAACCTCAGCCTCAGGTTTACAATATTAGCAAGAACGATTTTAGAAATGTTGTTCAGCAACTAACGGGATCTCCGTCCCAAGAGCCTTTGCCTTTGCCTCGACCTCCGCAGAATCCGCCCAAGCCTCAAAGTATGCGGTTGCAGAAGATTAGACCGCCTCCTTTGACTCCCGTTAATAGACCCCATATTCCTCCTCCAGCTCAACCTCCAGCTCCACTGCCTCCTCCAGCTCCTTTTAATAATCATTTTGGTAGGCCTGGTCAATTTGGACAACAGCCTCCACCGATGATGCCACCAATGCCATCTGGGGACACAGCTTGGGCGAATACGGCTGAGTCTCCTATCTCTGCCTATATGCGTTATCTTCAGACTTCGATAATGGAGCCCAGTCCAAGGGGACTCCAAACTCAACCTTCATTGCAACAACCGCAAGCCCAAGGTCCAGGATATTATCAGCCTCAGCCGCCACCTTCTGGTTTACATCCTAATCCCCATATGCCTGCATTACCGTCACCAAGATATAACGGCCCTGTTCCCCCTTTCCCTAATCACCCTTCACCACAAATGAATGGCCCTGGCGGTTTACCCTCACCCACATCACAATTCCTTTTGCCGTCCCCGACAGCTTACATGAACTTGCTGTCTCCACGGTCACCTTATCCGTTATTTTCCCCTGGGATGCAGTTTCCTCCACCTTTGACGCCTAATTTTTCGTTTTCCCCCATGGCTCAATCAGGATTTTTAGGTTCAGGACCTCAACCTCCACCTTCACCAGGACTCGTTTTTCCATTATCACCTACAGGTTTCTTCCCTCTCTCAAGTCCAAGATGGATGGATCATCAGTCCAAGAGGTAG
- the LOC126688221 gene encoding uncharacterized protein LOC126688221, protein MQGNEARVLLGFPSNSTPTPSQIKAAYRRKVWESHPDLFPLHKKSYAESKFKAISEAYASLLSGARGEGSSSATYSRVVRTGMPRAPGGGITNRNLIRIPFIFIILGTVGLGGLNASRAYKKQKETYPSHNPFLP, encoded by the exons ATGCAGGGAAATGAAGCTAGGGTTTTGCTTGGCTTCCCTTCCAATTCAACCCCTACTCCATCTCAG ATTAAAGCTGCATACAGAAGGAAAGTATGGGAGTCTCATCCTGACCTTTTTCCTCTGCACAAAAAATCCTATGCTGAATCCAAGTTTAAGGCT ATTTCAGAAGCTTATGCCTCCCTGCTGTCTg GTGCAAGAGGAGAAGGTTCATCTTCAG CTACTTATTCTCGAGTTGTGAGGACGGGAATGCCGCGAGCACCCGGAGGAGGAATAACTAATCGCAACTTAATCCGAATCCCATTCATATTTATTATTCTGGGAACAGTCGGACTAGGAGGACTAAATGCCTCCAG GGCTTATAAAAAGCAGAAAGAGACGTATCCCTCTCACAATCCCTTTCTTCCTTAA
- the LOC126688201 gene encoding uncharacterized protein LOC126688201, which produces MVGDVSGVVMASSGGGATAAEAQYVLAKTSVWWDIENCQVPKNCDPHAIAQNISSALEKLNYCGAVSISAYGDTVRIPQSVQQALSSTGIALNHVPAGVKDASDKKILVDMLFWAVDNPAPANYLLISGDRDFSNCLHQLRMRRYNILLAQPQKASAALIAAAKTVWLWSSLHAGGAPLTSGESTQLANVSSTSNVLSSQSRYSEPIQNTESGFLRNTKSFTNVNVGNTQMKGNYVQNSLNQPGVSRTSSAPVAFQETKNSNGSYQPDSAQEAQFKKAPHEFFGGSRPAVRSYKPDYFPGDSDPVESTVSYPVGHAQNQYIQHERSSSFSRKQPASPHGRHLMHSGPDDTRFTLASSANVPDIGKFGIFDSQNFTQGAPNQHHGTVDKLKMDSLEFSNPSPLMLPHLALKMRSSQDNNRNPHGKQFSLYPSSPAIGNTSSSTNLISGAQGGSPSEHVQGLIGIILLALDTLKAEKIMPTEANITDCICFSDPKYCGINVRQALDSAIEHNVVTMQKLGTVQFYVGKNDRLWKCVNPMGGNPNQYPNTIWNEIHKYLTSSAGRSALLASHCRYEAALILRQGCLPDHALGVVYHILNLTIYSKKWIIFNHSGWQPLTITL; this is translated from the exons ATGGTTGGAGATGTGAGCGGAGTAGTCATGGCTTCAAGTGGAGGAGGCGCCACCGCGGCGGAGGCTCAGTACGTGTTGGCGAAGACCTCAGTATGGTGGGACATAGAGAATTGCCAGGTGCCAAAAAATTGTGATCCCCACGCAATAGCACAGAATATAAGTTCAGCTCTTGAGAAGTTGAATTATTGCGGCGCCGTCTCCATCTCCGCCTACGGCGACACCGTTCGTATTCCCCAGTCTGTTCAGCAAGCTCTCTCCAGTACCGGCATCGCACTCAATCATGTACCTGCCG GTGTGAAAGATGCAAGTGATAAGAAAATTCTAGTAGATATGCTATTCTGGGCAGTAGACAACCCTGCTCCTGCAAATTATTTGCTAATCTCTGGTGATCGGGATTTTTCTAATTGTCTTCATCAGCTACGTATGAGGAGATATAATATACTTTTAGCGCAGCCCCAGAAAGCTTCTGCAGCTCTTATTGCAGCTGCAAAGACTGTATGGCTTTGGAGCAGTCTTCATGCTGGAGGTGCCCCACTTACTAGTGGTGAATCTACACAACTTGCTAACGTTAGTAGCACATCTAATGTTTTATCATCTCAGAGCAGATATTCTGAACCCATTCAAAATACAGAAAGTGGTTTTTTgagaaacacaaaatcattTACTAATGTAAATGTTGGCAATACTCAAATGAAAGGGAATTATGTACAGAATTCCCTGAATCAGCCTGGTGTATCAAGAACCTCAAGTGCACCAGTAGCATTTCAAGAAACAAAGAACAGTAATGGCTCTTATCAGCCGGACAGTGCACAAGAAGCACAGTTTAAGAAAGCTCCTCATGAGTTCTTTGGAGGCAGTAGACCTGCTGTGAGGTCTTATAAACCAGATTACTTTCCTGGTGATTCTGACCCTGTGGAGAGTACTGTCAGTTATCCTGTAGGACATGCTCAGAATCAGTACATTCAGCATGAGAGGTCCTCTAGTTTCTCTAGGAAGCAACCCGCCTCTCCACATGGTCGTCATCTAATGCATTCCGGGCCTGATGATACTAGATTTACTTTGGCGTCGTCTGCTAATGTTCCTGATATTGGTAAATTTGGTATATTTGATTCCCAAAATTTTACTCAAGGTGCTCCTAATCAACATCACGGAACTGTAGACAAGTTAAAAATGGATTCTCTTGAGTTTTCTAATCCTTCTCCTTTAATGCTACCACATCTAGCCCTTAAGATGCGCAGTAGCCAAGATAACAATCGGAATCCTCATGGTAAACAATTTTCCCTTTATCCATCCTCTCCAGCAATAGGCAATACAAGTTCTTCTACTAATCTCATATCAGGAGCCCAAGGAGGGTCTCCTTCAGAACATGTTCAAGGTCTTATTGGTATTATATTACTTGCTTTAGACACCCTAAAAGCTGAAAAAATAATGCCTACCGAAGCAAATATAACGGACTGCATTTGTTTTAGTGACCCAAAGTACTGCGGTATTAACGTGCGTCAAGCATTGGACAGTGCAATTGAGCATAATGTGGTAACAATGCAAAAGTTAGGAACAGTGCAGTTTTATGTTGGTAAAAATGATAGACTATGGAAGTGTGTCAATCCTATGGGTGGTAATCCTAACCAGTATCCAAACACAATATGGAATGAAATACATAAATACCTAACTTCTTCTGCTGGGCGATCAGCCCTATTGGCTTCTCATTGCAG ATATGAAGCAGCATTGATTCTGAGGCAAGGATGCTTGCCAGACCATGCTTTAGGTGTTGTGTACCACATCTTGAATTTGACAATTTATTCGAAGAAATGGATTATCTTTAACCACTCGGGATGGCAACCACTCACCATTACCCTATAA
- the LOC126688220 gene encoding peptide chain release factor 1, mitochondrial, with protein MRIGLKWATKQLQFISSNGTKSQFFLSAASLLLTRSYSNEMESQLSPDLVRIMERRLSAIEHRSVYLTNFINKLEASPAEYSRANKELRKLRSSVDLISELRSAQKEIDGLRSLMAECPEDKDMMDMANEDLSRAMEIEKRLQNMLLKSLLPKDDADERGSILEVRAGTGGEEASLFAMDIFKMYERYSQKKGWKFEVVDITASDLKGYKEASAAISGNVVFGKLKFESGIHRVQRVPVTEKSGRIHTSAVSVAILPQADEVDVQLRNEDLRIDTYRSGGSGGQHANTTNSAVRATHIPTGITVSIQDERSQHMNKAKALKVLCAKLYEIERSRIQTSRSKLRLEQIGSGDRSERIRTYNFPQGRVTDHRVGITHHAIDDIMQGESLDVFIDALLLQQEMEAIASFSLAD; from the exons atgagaattgGATTGAAGTGGGCAACAAAGCAACTTCAATTCATATCTTCTAATGGAACCAAATCACAATTTTTCCTATCAGCTGCTTCTCTCCTCCTTACCCGCTCTTACTCTAACg AAATGGAATCGCAGCTGTCCCCTGACCTTGTTAGAATTATGGAACGGAGGCTATCTGCTATTGAGCATAGGAGTGTTTATCTTACCAATTTCATAAACAAG CTAGAAGCCTCGCCTGCAGAGTATTCGAGGGCTAATAAAGAGTTGCGCAAACTTAGGAGTTCCGTTGATCTTATATCTGAATTGAGGTCGGCACAGAAG GAGATAGATGGATTAAGGTCACTGATGGCTGAATGTCCGGAAGATAAAGACATGATGGACATGGCAAATGAGGATTTGAGTAGGGCCATGGAAATAGAGAAAAGGCTTCAAAACATGTTGTTGAAGTCATTACTTCCAAAAGACGATGCGGATGAGAGGGGTTCTATTCTGGAAGTAAGAGCAG GAACTGGAGGAGAAGAGGCTTCTTTATTTGCCAtggatatatttaaaat GTATGAGAGATACTCACAGAAGAAAGGCTGGAAATTTGAAGTGGTTGATATAACAGCATCAGACTTGAAAGGATACAAG GAAGCTAGTGCTGCAATTTCAGGAAATGTTGTTTTTGGAAAACTTAAATTTGAGAGTGGAATCCACAGAGTTCAG CGCGTTCCTGTGACAGAGAAATCTGGACGTATTCACACTAGTGCCGTGTCTGTTGCTATCCTTCCGCAAGCAGATGAG GTCGATGTTCAGTTGAGGAATGAGGATTTGAGAATTGACACTTACAGATCAGGCGGTTCAGGTGGGCAGCATGCAAATACAACCAATAGTGCTGTTAGAGCAACTCATATACCAACTGGGATTACTGTGTCCATACAAGATGAAAGATCCCAACATATG AACAAAGCAAAAGCTCTTAAGGTGCTGTGTGCAAAGCTGTATGAAATAGAAAGGTCAAGAATTCAGACCAGTCGATCAAAGCTTCGATTGGAACAG ATTGGAAGCGGAGACAGATCAGAACGCATCCGGACTTACAATTTTCCTCAAGGGCGTGTCACAGATCATCGTGTTGGCATCACTCATCATGCAATTGACGATATTATGCAGGGAGAGAGTCTAGATGTCTTTATTGACGCCCTTCTTCTCCAGCAAGAAATGGAGGCAATTGCATCATTCAGTTTGGCAGATTAA
- the LOC126688314 gene encoding F-box protein CPR1-like: MSESLSVDILPSIFSLLPVKSLLRFRSLSKFCRSLIDSPEFINSHRPQTNLHRKLVLADWRLDGCTHTIDIDPDPSLLSEYLDDSLIISPLKIKSRRKPFVETPDSFIPVNPDGVFGSCNGVVAIYNKQGITLWNPSTNKFKSFPLWVVDILFDGFGYDPVSDDYKVIMVTKLYSEDFLRVMIYSVKNNSLRRIQDLHSPEPNSCRDNYEYSGVLVGSFLHWIAHPRDEGSSFYNFILAFDLSGETFHEVPLPLPLPKDTRDGDRKVLNMVSELGGCLSMSYCFQGYVDIWIMKEYGVEDSWTKLLTVQCGHQDKYINFSSGLKPLCYSKEGDKVLFDYAKGKHVILYDLKSRTLDIIDIFKCWCSVVKSGFICTTTLTFPIINGGSSKKLPTSKKLPRKKNSKKC, encoded by the coding sequence ATGTCAGAATCGCTATCAGTCGACATTCTGCCCAGCATATTCTCTCTTTTACCCGTCAAATCTCTCCTGCGCTTCAGGTCTTTGTCCAAATTCTGTCGTTCCTTAATCGACAGCCCCGAATTCATCAATTCCCATCGTCCTCAAACCAATCTCCATCGCAAACTCGTTCTCGCCGATTGGCGCCTCGACGGTTGCACCCACACCATAGACATAGATCCTGACCCAAGCCTTTTGAGTGAATATCTAGACGATTCACTAATTATCAGCCCATTGAAAATCAAAAGCAGGCGCAAGCCTTTCGTGGAAACTCCTGACAGTTTCATCCCTGTAAATCCTGACGGCGTGTTCGGATCTTGTAATGGTGTGGTTGCTATATATAACAAACAAGGAATCACTCTATGGAATCCGTCGACGAACAAGTTCAAATCTTTTCCCCTTTGGGTAGTCGATATTCTGTTTGATGGATTCGGGTATGATCCAGTGTCTGACGATTATAAGGTTATTATGGTCACTAAACTATATTCTGAAGATTTTTTAAGAGTCATGATATATAGTGTGAAAAATAATTCATTAAGAAGGATTCAAGATCTTCACAGTCCTGAACCTAACTCGTGTCGCGACAATTATGAGTACTCGGGTGTTCTTGTGGGTTCCTTCTTGCATTGGATAGCGCATCCTCGTGACGAAGGAtcttcattttataatttcattCTTGCATTTGATCTTAGCGGTGAAACGTTTCATGAGGTGCCGCTGCCATTGCCGCTGCCGAAGGATACGAGAGATGGAGACAGGAAAGTGTTGAATATGGTATCGGAACTTGGAGGATGCCTTAGTATGAGCTATTGTTTTCAGGGTTATGTTGATATTTGGATTATGAAGGAATATGGAGTTGAAGATTCTTGGACCAAACTGCTTACTGTGCAGTGTGGTCATCaagataaatatattaatttttcttcAGGATTGAAACCTTTATGCTATTCAAAAGAAGGTGATAAAGTTTTGTTCGACTATGCTAAGGGGAAACACGTCATTTTGTATGATCTAAAGAGTCGAACTTTAGACATAATCGACATTTTTAAATGCTGGTGTAGTGTGGTTAAGTCTGGATTTATATGCACAACAACCTTAACATTTCCCATTATTAATGGTGGATCGAGCAAGAAATTGCCAACTAGCAAGAAATTGCCAAGGAAGAAGAATAGTAAGAAATGTTGA